CATAGAACTCTCGTAATATTGTGAAGTTGAACTATTTCATCATTTTTGTTTAGCATCTTGAGTGGAATTATCTAATTATTTgtctaatatttgtaaaaatggagatatgtccgttgatatgtaaaataaataaataaataagttcattGTCAGGTCTTGGGCAACAACTAACGTTACGCATCAccgataattatttattttgctttgattGTAGAGACAGCTTTAGGTTTGCTGCCAGTAAAAGAAAGTAATGCGTACATttcttattattgaaatttaattttgtttatgtttccttgagaaataattttaaattataaaacgaaaacatGAATGATTGGAATTAATGAAATTAGGGTTCTGTGGTGTATTATTGACGTATTAAACGGGcaaataatttatacatgttttattcaataaatttagcaCATACATGTTGTGAATCGATCTGTATTAAACTGCGCTATATGCATACACAATATAAATACTTACaggatattttgtattaattaagttcttttattctatttatttggAACTCTTTAAGagactattatattttattcttcattcTAGACTAATCATGTGGACTATTGTTGTCGTGGCAACTGCTATATTAACTTCAGCTACTGCGTTTGAAAATGGGGTGCCTTACCAGTACCCCTATTCTTATCCACAGGtaaacatgaatatatatttagatactttAGTCGGTCAGATTCGTTATAGAATTATCAGTTGCATCATTGGAAAACTCACATGATTTGTTCAGGTTTACTGCAAACCATTGTAGTATTTAAGTCACATTCGCAGGCCAGTAATGTAATAAGTGACTTGTATTAGAGCCGATAAGGACAATAAGTTTTTATACGTTGGtgattgttatatattatattaccttaTATAATAgtactattttatacatattaatatattactatcattttatttgataattacaACTCCATGGTTCTCTCTTGGTTTTAATGTCCGTAATAAAGTGTAATGATCGCAATAGAAAACTATGATCCAATGAACTATTTCCTACAGCTGTAAATAATGTGGTACTTTTgtatgaaaaagaaatatttatatgtagTGGTATTTTGTCAGATTAGATACAGTGAAAAATTTAAGAACGTATCTTGACTAAAACCTTGAAAGTTTTCAAACTATGCTGATTACGCTGTGTGTATTATAGTATCtgagtttaattgtttaaattttaactcgAAATTAAAGTGGAAAAACGAAAAGAATTTATATAGTTGTGACTTAAAGTggtgtaattagtttttaattgcattactttttaattttataactattggTTACTAAAACTGTTTctctaattacaataaaaatacgaTAACCTTTTGAGACCAATCCCTATGTCTCAATAGTAATGGCAATTGATAGTGTTGTAACCAGTTTTAATGGAATAGAAcggcaaataaatataaaaattagttacattATGAACGTGAACGAATGCTGGTAAAGAGAATTTTAGTGCAACgtgaactaaaaattaaaaaaattgtcttaaataaaataaataacaatccagtcatgttataaaaaagtaaaacatcaCATCTTACTTTCAGTCATTTTTAAATAGATCTGACTATAAAATTGCCATTTCGAATAATTATAGCAAATAATGTTCTGCCGAGTGTGCAGTGGATCaggtacggtggttatcgcaaggtaactgaatcaagcaacgtcaagcgaTGCTGCTGCTTGGgcgagtgaccgctgagcgatcctgtctttgcaagcaacCCGCTTGCCCGGTCCTTAGTGTTGGTTTAGTCACCGTCAAGCCGTTGGCCCCAGGCTGTGTTAGAGAGGGATTCTtatccctaacttcgcctggttaaatgagacattctttgactttttattttgataaaaaatatattttatatataaaaaactactaaacCGAAATCAGATTATGCCACCTCAAACTCTGTATGgactaataatgttttattccaCAGAACCACATGAGCAGTGCCACCTACACCGGCTGGAGAGCACCAACATGGGGATACCCAAAGAGTTTTCAACATAGCTTATTAGACACGTTCTCCAGCCTGTGTCCTGACTGTCTGAAGGCTGATGGAGTAGACGAGGTCACCGGGATTCCAGGTTTGAAGGATGCCATCGAATATTCATACTTCCATACAATAAAGCCAACTATGAACGAAATGTTGGACAATTTAAGAATTGATAAAGGAGTGGCATACAGATATTTTGTTAGCCTCTGCGAAAGAAATGAACACGTTATAAACATTCTGCCTGCAGGGGATGTACTGAAAATGTTTTGCTCTGATATAAAACAGACAGTGGAGGAAGGATATTTGTGAATCCGAATATTGATGATGGTTATACTTTGGAATTTAACACAGCGCGTTTGAATAAATAAGTTACTTTATCTGTGAGTAATATCTACTTATTTCTATTTCCTCAATATGTGTACATATGTGCTAGTGATATTATCATCCCAGTTTGAATTGAGACTCACCATAGCGTTTTCCTCAGGCTGAAATGATGCGGTCGGAGATTAAATTCAGAGAATGTAATAAGCCTTCACCagctattattaaatttattttattaagtttaaattgtgaAACAAGCTTATTTCACAATGCTTAGTAAATCTATATTTACTAATGTGCAATAAATATTTCCCCAAGGTTCCGAGACTGTTAAAATAGGCTTCTcttatatttatagtgtatttaactttttgttcAATCAGAACGCAAACATATCGTTTTTGTATCGttttcattgatatattttaagcATTGCAGTTTGGCCCATACTATAATGCTACTGTACCTTATTgaatcaataatttctaaattcaaatttgcatataaaaaccTACTTGAAGCTGTAGCAACTTAAATTCCTATTATTGCAACTATTATTGTTGCTGTAAACAAATAGAAACTCATTAACGGGAATACCTCAGTAAATTGCTTTATtgtaaattacttacttttatatcTGTAGAATTATTTGCATGGTAAGCCCCATATTAAGAAATCCATATCAAGGGACTTCGAGCTGGCTCTTAAAGCTCAGGGATGGTTGAATGTCTAACACTGCTCGGCTAAATCTCTTTCACAACACAATAAGAACAGCTGTCTTAGGCAACAGCGGTTGTCAAAACCACAAATTAACTGTAAGTTCAGACACTTAAACATAATAACAGTGAAGCACGTTAAGCTGTATACAGCATTATAACTGTTAAGCATGTGAAGTCACGAATAACTTATTTATGTTTCtcttttattgaaatttgaacATATAATGTTtctcaatttttatttagaatattccTATATCGATTTCAAAGCAAACCAGTATTTGTCATTATACTTTGCAAATTGGTTCTTAAATTCAAGACTAACATGAAATGGAGAAAACACGCACTGTCTGGcaaatttattaccaaacaatatattatttgttatgtattataatcTAGAGTATTTGTATAGCATGCATTTATAAATAGATAATGCAATACAAGTACTGAAGAACATAGTTCTGAAGTTAAACcagataaatgtaaatattttaccagATTTCATACATAATATGCGCTTCCTTATTTCCTGAGTTCATTTCTGCTTAGATATCGTTCcgaactgaacgaacagacacaacgctcacatagacatggcccatgtgtgacagaactgtgtaaatatatcaaatacttaTTCCACCTAAAACAATTCTAACATAtaatgtcattatgttaataacagtttccgaactgaacgaacagacacaacgctcacatagacatgatccatgtgtgacagaactgtgtaaatatatcaaatacatattccacctaaacaattctaaaatataacGTCATTATGTTATTcacagtttgaaatatttatatgtaaaaacgtCTATAAAATTGTATAGCTACTAATTAATCACCCtacgtgtgttttttttttccaattcacGTTATTGATAATCGTACTAAGCACTTATCTCAGTCACACAGGTAATCTCAAGTTCCTATAAAGAGAATCTGTGATAAGGTTTGCTCTGTTGAGATACTCTTGTCACGcgaaaactattaaaatgaacAACAAaccttctatttttttttaattaggttataaaCCTGAGAAACCATATATTGTACTTAGtaaggaatgttgacaggacagtGAGAGAATCTTCCGGTTGCTTAATTTTGCGAGCAGGGACCGCCTCCTGTCCAGATCCCATGAGCAGCAATTTACTCACGACAGCTTATTATTTTCACCTTGGCagaaggggaggtcagctctATTACAGTCTCTCTTCTAAAGTGGGCAGAAATAGTAGTGCATCATGGTCTAcctctccaacagtcatccccgaAGTAGACAAGACCTATCGATCATCATATCAAAAGAACCCTTCCGGGATACATATATAGAAATATGAGTAGAAATATATGTAAGGGTGCTAGACCACTATTGGGACAGTCCGtaattcaatgtaaaatcttgttcaatgaACTATAAATGAATCTGAGAAATCACACAGTgaatctcaataaaaaaatatcccaATCTATATCTGATTTACGGGCAGTTTTCTAACGctcttttgggacagacagaaattcaatgtaaaatactgttgaaTGTACCATAAATAAATCcgagaaatcttaatgaaaacaataaccgaatctatatctgATTTACGGGCAGTTTTCTAACGctcttttgggacagacagaaattcaatgtaaaatactgttgaaTGTACCATAAATAAATCcgagaaatcttaatgaaaacaataaccgaatctatagctgttcaAAGTTGACTTTCTTGAGCTGTCtgttggaaatgttgtcaaatctgctacgaataaacaaaaaaatcttcgaaatctttttaaagtctacaaagttaattgtaacacatgcTTTGtcgtttattgtattttttcagtaacaatcaagtgtaatttatcttttttattcaattctttaatatttttctcgTCTAAAACAGTTGAAAATCTCTTAGGCAAATGCACTTTACAATCTtctaactcggcaattattgtcatcccaaATTTATCCTTTATTTTGTCTAAATTCACGATCTTATACGGTTTTCTTTCTTCTAAGTCagttaatttcttgtattctttaaACCTTAGTTCGCCAATATCGTTCAaatctttcaagaactccatttagtaagaaataaatgtaactataaattttaaaaaattaggatATGAATATGAAAAATAGTGCATTTAATCACGATATCAGGTTATAGGagacaatttaaattgtttagactatttttcaatattttttgaatattttacactcattgaagttaaaaatattaaaaaaatagtataaacaatttaaattgtctCTTACAACCTGATGTCATGATTAAATGCattatttttcctatataaatagaaacatctAACGTtctttctacataaattgtgctaaatttcatcaaattttgataaaaatccttaaaaatctaatgaattattgctattttttagcttaataaaaatatgttttactaaatagtgaaacttaaCATATTCAAATTCCTCTAACTAAATGGAGCGTAAAAAATATCGTgcctttttgtaaaaaaaagatatttttgaacatcattatacccgacattataattcgaaaaatcacctaaaaacaaagaaatttacgagaaaaaactgaaatgttttagACAATGGGCtgaagagaatcaaatcgatgatCACTGAAACATGTATTacatagaaaaattacgagaattaaagagaaatttcaaagatgaaaagaaaaatttagatctatttaatgatgaaaaaattcattcaatcacTGAAAAACtatccattgaaacaaacgataaaactaaatcTGAAATAATCGAAGAAATAGGcgaaactcttaacgaaaaatctaaaaatatcattaatgttgaatttttatcctcaatacacggtcttttcaagcaatatattttatcGAATTTgaacgaaaatttcatgtcaatttacaaatcgTACCTAGCAATTTATGCGGccagaaattaagtttaataaaaaaatttcaaggaaaagttaaaaatatgaatggttatttatctttagaatgtgaatacgaacgaactttagtgaacggtgaaccacagaCTTGTCCaaagtattttactataaaatcagatgaaatctttgttgtaaatgacttcatttctaagaaatttaatgaattatcacatcgagaacggACTAATCATCAAAATAATGGTTCTGGTTGAACATTTAaactgcaaacaactagttttcaGCCTTAATAAACATGGATTTATGAACGAAGGATCATATATGGATTCGCCACAAGAAATCAAggtaaaaaagcttgtgtaaatatcaaaaatgaagatgacttttactttatttactctatcTGATGCGCTTTTGTAAAACCtaagactcatgttgacagagtaAAGCAATACGAGAAACTTGTAAATGACGAGGTATTTTCTGGATTCTACTATCCGtgtttttaaaagatatacaaatcTTTGAGAAACGATGCTACAATTCCAACTATAAATATCCCAAAATGTccataaatatctatacttatgacgaaaaactaaACATTGTTCCGTTcaaaatttccgaagtttatgatgccgagttataAATCGATTTATTGTCAGTTAAAAAAGATGACAAAtatcattatgttttgataactgatttaaataagctcgttttctctcaattatctaaatgtaaaaataaaaaattttctttgtagaagatgtttaagccatttctacaaatcggGAGATGTAACAGATCATTTGGAAATATGTACAAAACATGAAGTTTGCAACCAAATTATGCCATTCCCAGGTCAAAccacaacatttactaattaccaaaaaaatttcaatcatccttattttatttatatggattttgagagtatattagaaaaaattccaacatgcaagaacaatccacaaaaatctataacaaccaagattcagaagcacattccttttggttttactctatatttagtgtcaaatgtaaCCAATCGTATGTTTAAACCTATTATGTTATCGTGCCACAAATGAGGAAGATTTACCAATTCTTCCGACAAAtctgtttgaagagctcaatataTTATCGAAATACGTAGCGAAAAAATATAACTCAAAGAACACGAAACCTATGAAATTGGCTGAAggagaagaaatttcataccaaaattcaaatatttgccgTGAATCATCAACTGGTATACTCCTGATAGTTATAAAGATAAGAGttttaataaagtaagagatcattgtcatttaggtggaaaattccaaaaaatagtTCAGGAAAATTTAGAGGTGGTACACTTATGCTGTAATCTAAAtctgaaatttccacaaaacattccagttttctgccacaatatgtcaaattacgatactcatttttacataaaagacTTGgataaacaatatggaaatgttgatttgatcggaAACACAGATGAAAGATATATAAATTGTTCAGTAAgttcaggatatggatatgagtttgataTTGAAAAACCGATAAAGTTTATACAACTTTCATTAGTAATCcattcagatttatggcctcGTCTATTTTAAAGTTagctaaaattttcaaaaaagattatttcaagcatacaaattattttatacaggATTGaagaatatataatgaaattatagaaaaacagtcaaataataataatcagtttggaataaattaaaacaaaaaaatctaggaaattactctgatttatataacatccaagatgttgcttgctgatatatttgaaaatttcacaaagatttgcttacattgctataaacttgatccggccattatctaacagctccaaagTTTAGCTTAAGATGCTATgataaaattaacgaaaatcgagtTTCAACTAATCCACGATTacaatatgtatttgatgattgaaaaaggcattcgtggaggcatttctcaatttattaagcgatatgtgaaagcaaataagaGATATTTGAATTATTTCGATAAAACAAAGccagaaaattatttactttattttgatgcaaataacctttatggcTGGGCTCTGTCGCAGAATTTGCCATATAGTGGTATTAAGTGGATGaatccaaaaacatatacaaaagaacaaTGGCGAGAtaaaattttagaactcacttcAATGAAGactatggctatattctcgaagttgatctaggatatccaacaaatttacatgaaatcaCAAGGATTGGCCTCTTGCCCCTGaaaattttaacaagaaactGTGCAcaactttattacataaaactgaatacaatgttcattcg
The window above is part of the Homalodisca vitripennis isolate AUS2020 unplaced genomic scaffold, UT_GWSS_2.1 ScUCBcl_6222;HRSCAF=13327, whole genome shotgun sequence genome. Proteins encoded here:
- the LOC124373715 gene encoding uncharacterized protein LOC124373715 — encoded protein: MWTIVVVATAILTSATAFENGVPYQYPYSYPQNHMSSATYTGWRAPTWGYPKSFQHSLLDTFSSLCPDCLKADGVDEVTGIPGLKDAIEYSYFHTIKPTMNEMLDNLRIDKGVAYRYFVSLCERNEHVINILPAGDVLKMFCSDIKQTVEEGYL